A portion of the Luxibacter massiliensis genome contains these proteins:
- a CDS encoding ATP-dependent Clp protease ATP-binding subunit encodes MQNYYTKQAERAIKYAGTMAKKLQHPYIGTEHLLLGLCKEYTGVAGQILAMNGVDEEKIIQLMDELITPEGEILIKERPNESPRLRYLLGNSEKEAAHLHTKDVGTEHLLMAMIHDVDCVATRILITLNINLQKILQDILNAVGIDPKEYQEEIQEESKGKNAAAEQFCTDLTAEAAAGHLDPVVGREEEIYRLMQVLSRRTKNNPCLVGEPGVGKTAIIEGLAARISLGAVPENMKGKKIYTLDLPGLIAGSKYRGEFEERMKGLIADVKASGNIILFLDELHTMIGAGGAEGAIDASSILKPALARGEMQLIGATTIAEYRKYIEKDAALERRFQPITVEEPTQEQSMEILSGLKGRYELHHKVSISEEALKAAVQLSERYINDRNLPDKAIDVLDEACSRVNMRGYKVPANLEEMENSLKELIRQKEASIKEGDFAQTSLLHAKQKEVEGRLASVRKRFERKSAFQCPEVTGSDIADVVSAWTKVPVKKLAESDTDRLKKLEQVLHHRVIGQEEAVSAVARAVKRGRVGLKDPRRPIGSFLFLGPTGVGKTELSKALAEALFGNEEAMIRVDMSEYMEKHSVSKMIGSPPGYVGHEEGGQLSDQVRTHPYSVILFDEVEKAHPDVFNILLQVLDDGHITDSQGRKVDFCNTVIIMTSNAGAKAIVEPKKLGFAAKEDPADDYRRMKQNVMDEVKMIFRPEFLNRIDDIIVFHLLDGTHMKKIVTLLCREFTKRVKSQMDITLSIRDSAKKHIVEKGTDAKYGARPLRRAMQTELEDKLAEAILNGDIKEGDIVEAGVSKKEIKFYTKNINE; translated from the coding sequence ATGCAGAATTATTACACAAAGCAGGCAGAACGTGCCATCAAATATGCAGGGACAATGGCAAAGAAGCTGCAGCACCCATATATAGGGACGGAGCACCTTTTGCTTGGCCTTTGTAAGGAATATACAGGGGTAGCCGGCCAGATACTGGCCATGAACGGTGTGGATGAGGAAAAGATTATCCAGCTGATGGATGAACTTATAACCCCAGAGGGCGAAATACTTATAAAGGAGCGGCCAAATGAGAGTCCGCGCCTTAGGTACCTGCTGGGAAACAGTGAGAAGGAGGCGGCACACCTTCATACAAAGGATGTGGGGACAGAGCATCTCCTTATGGCGATGATCCATGACGTAGATTGTGTCGCCACAAGAATACTGATAACACTAAATATAAATCTGCAGAAAATTTTGCAGGATATCCTAAATGCTGTTGGGATAGATCCAAAAGAATATCAAGAAGAAATCCAGGAAGAATCTAAGGGCAAGAATGCGGCGGCGGAACAGTTTTGTACAGATTTAACAGCAGAGGCGGCAGCGGGACACCTGGATCCTGTAGTGGGAAGAGAGGAAGAAATTTACAGGCTGATGCAGGTGCTTAGCCGCAGGACTAAGAATAACCCCTGCCTGGTTGGAGAGCCTGGGGTTGGCAAGACGGCGATTATTGAGGGATTGGCGGCAAGGATTTCCCTCGGGGCCGTGCCGGAAAATATGAAGGGGAAGAAGATCTATACCTTGGATCTTCCCGGGTTGATTGCGGGTTCCAAATACCGTGGGGAATTTGAGGAGCGCATGAAAGGGTTGATTGCTGATGTTAAGGCCAGCGGCAATATTATTTTGTTTTTAGATGAGCTTCACACAATGATAGGTGCAGGGGGCGCAGAGGGGGCGATTGATGCCTCCAGTATTTTGAAGCCGGCCCTGGCCCGGGGGGAAATGCAGCTTATCGGGGCAACCACCATTGCAGAATACCGCAAATATATTGAAAAGGATGCGGCCTTGGAGAGAAGGTTCCAGCCAATTACAGTGGAGGAACCTACACAGGAGCAGTCAATGGAGATATTGTCAGGACTTAAGGGGAGATATGAGCTGCACCACAAGGTATCTATCAGTGAAGAGGCGCTGAAGGCGGCAGTACAGCTTTCAGAAAGGTATATTAATGATCGGAATCTGCCAGACAAGGCCATTGATGTCCTGGATGAGGCTTGTTCCAGGGTGAATATGCGTGGATATAAAGTGCCTGCTAATTTGGAAGAGATGGAGAATAGCCTAAAAGAGCTTATCAGGCAGAAAGAGGCAAGCATTAAAGAAGGAGATTTTGCACAGACTTCCCTTCTCCATGCAAAGCAAAAAGAAGTGGAGGGCCGTCTGGCTTCAGTGAGAAAGCGGTTTGAGAGGAAGTCAGCCTTTCAGTGTCCGGAAGTGACAGGAAGTGATATTGCGGATGTGGTATCAGCCTGGACAAAAGTACCCGTTAAAAAGCTGGCGGAGAGCGACACAGACAGGCTTAAGAAGCTGGAACAGGTGCTGCATCACAGGGTAATTGGCCAGGAGGAGGCCGTCAGTGCTGTGGCCAGGGCGGTCAAAAGAGGCCGTGTTGGCTTAAAAGATCCCAGGCGCCCCATTGGTTCCTTCCTTTTCCTGGGACCTACAGGCGTAGGGAAGACAGAGCTGTCCAAGGCCTTGGCAGAGGCTTTGTTTGGCAATGAAGAAGCCATGATAAGGGTGGATATGTCAGAATATATGGAAAAGCACTCAGTGTCTAAAATGATTGGGTCTCCTCCGGGATATGTGGGACATGAGGAGGGCGGGCAGCTCAGTGATCAGGTACGGACCCATCCATATTCAGTGATTTTATTTGACGAGGTAGAGAAGGCCCATCCAGATGTGTTCAATATTTTGCTTCAGGTTCTGGACGACGGGCATATTACTGATTCCCAGGGACGGAAGGTGGATTTTTGTAATACCGTAATTATTATGACTTCCAATGCCGGGGCCAAGGCAATTGTAGAGCCTAAGAAGCTGGGATTTGCCGCCAAGGAGGATCCGGCAGATGATTACCGGCGGATGAAACAGAACGTGATGGATGAGGTTAAAATGATATTCCGCCCAGAATTTTTGAATAGGATAGACGATATTATTGTATTCCATTTATTGGACGGCACACATATGAAAAAAATCGTGACTCTTTTGTGCAGGGAGTTTACGAAGCGTGTTAAATCCCAGATGGATATTACGCTGTCTATCCGTGATTCTGCGAAAAAGCATATTGTAGAAAAAGGTACGGATGCAAAATATGGTGCCCGCCCCCTGCGCCGTGCTATGCAGACAGAGCTGGAGGATAAGCTGGCTGAAGCTATACTAAACGGGGATATAAAAGAAGGGGATATAGTGGAGGCAGGAGTCTCTAAAAAAGAAATTAAATTTTACACAAAGAATATAAATGAGTAG
- a CDS encoding GntR family transcriptional regulator, with the protein MLIEIDFNSDEAIYIQLRNQIIMGIATSSIHEGDSLPSVRQLADTVGVNMHTVNKAYSVLKQEGFVRLDRRRGAIIALDIDKIKALEEMRQNLLILLAKGRCKNISREEVHNLVDEIFNEYESYIE; encoded by the coding sequence ATGCTGATAGAGATTGATTTTAATAGCGATGAGGCTATTTATATCCAACTCCGCAACCAGATTATTATGGGGATTGCGACTTCCAGCATCCACGAGGGGGACTCGCTTCCTTCTGTGAGGCAGCTGGCGGATACTGTGGGAGTAAATATGCATACAGTAAATAAGGCTTATAGTGTTTTAAAGCAGGAGGGGTTTGTCCGTCTGGACAGAAGGCGCGGGGCGATTATAGCCCTTGACATTGATAAAATTAAGGCCTTGGAAGAGATGCGCCAGAATCTTCTTATTTTGCTGGCAAAGGGAAGGTGTAAGAATATTTCCAGGGAGGAAGTGCATAATCTGGTGGATGAAATATTTAATGAATATGAGTCTTATATTGAATAG
- a CDS encoding FGGY-family carbohydrate kinase — protein MKECIMVVDFGTSNARTNLVNIKDGKIEAGFSKPVFYNSPQKDFHEIQADDYWLASVETTGKIMSSLDKECHIAGLVFSYIGDSLIPTDSQGNATYPMLASFDLRARNDMSLYTEVLGTREFEKISGCPLTPRNTGVKIHWLKKHMPHVAEKTAYYLTLQQYVNMKLGLGPVSDYSVANRKLMLDVRTRKWSDRLLDLIESSTQEMGPAVTGGDKCIGEITSYGDVRLPYKIPVFPGGHDSAVGFLGLGLNSGEDGILGNVGGTFDHYGFLRPEYQDTLSIADVQTVAGPVSDSYVTIKAHPAGKDLLWFIQHIAGQKDMGLLDHYFRRAAFDGQNPAYYTTGLDTGNGSFIFLNNLSGIQEIFDTLVEGMTFLSKEYLELFGKLNLNFQTVRVGGGSGKADPWLQLKANAFGCRTEKVRNLEVSSVGAAIIGAVGLGICSLQEAFGNMVTIERSFEPDKEIHSLYQEKYRKWKELCRKLQ, from the coding sequence ATGAAAGAATGTATCATGGTTGTGGATTTTGGCACATCCAATGCCAGGACGAACCTTGTTAATATCAAAGACGGGAAAATTGAGGCGGGGTTTAGCAAACCTGTATTTTATAACAGTCCCCAGAAGGATTTCCATGAGATACAGGCAGATGATTACTGGCTGGCGTCTGTTGAGACTACTGGGAAAATAATGAGTTCCCTTGATAAAGAATGCCATATAGCAGGACTTGTATTTTCTTACATTGGAGACAGTCTGATTCCCACTGACAGTCAGGGGAATGCAACCTACCCCATGCTGGCCTCCTTCGATCTGCGGGCCAGAAATGATATGTCACTCTATACGGAAGTACTTGGAACCAGAGAGTTCGAAAAAATAAGCGGCTGCCCTCTGACTCCCAGGAATACTGGTGTAAAAATACATTGGCTGAAGAAGCATATGCCCCATGTGGCAGAAAAAACAGCTTATTATCTGACATTGCAGCAATATGTCAATATGAAACTGGGACTGGGCCCGGTCAGTGATTATTCTGTGGCTAACAGGAAACTAATGTTGGATGTCAGGACCCGGAAGTGGTCGGACAGGCTGTTAGACCTGATAGAAAGCAGTACACAGGAGATGGGGCCGGCTGTCACGGGGGGAGATAAGTGTATTGGGGAAATAACATCATATGGAGATGTGAGACTGCCATATAAGATCCCTGTTTTTCCGGGGGGCCATGATTCGGCAGTGGGTTTCCTGGGACTGGGTTTAAATAGCGGTGAAGATGGGATTCTGGGGAATGTAGGCGGTACATTTGACCATTATGGCTTCTTAAGGCCTGAGTACCAGGATACTTTATCCATTGCAGATGTCCAGACAGTGGCAGGCCCGGTCAGTGATAGTTATGTCACAATAAAAGCCCATCCTGCAGGAAAAGACTTACTTTGGTTCATCCAACATATAGCAGGCCAAAAGGATATGGGGTTATTGGATCATTATTTTAGGAGAGCTGCATTTGATGGGCAGAATCCGGCATATTACACTACTGGCCTGGATACAGGAAATGGTTCTTTTATTTTTCTGAATAATCTGTCAGGAATCCAGGAAATTTTTGATACCCTTGTAGAAGGAATGACCTTTCTTTCCAAAGAGTATCTGGAGCTATTTGGTAAATTAAACCTGAACTTCCAAACTGTAAGAGTCGGAGGCGGAAGCGGAAAGGCCGACCCATGGCTGCAGCTCAAGGCAAATGCCTTTGGATGCAGGACTGAAAAAGTAAGGAATCTGGAGGTGTCTTCTGTAGGGGCGGCTATCATTGGAGCCGTAGGACTTGGGATATGCAGTCTCCAGGAAGCGTTTGGCAATATGGTAACAATAGAAAGAAGCTTTGAGCCTGATAAGGAGATTCATAGCTTATATCAGGAGAAATATAGAAAATGGAAAGAACTCTGCAGGAAACTGCAGTAG
- a CDS encoding MFS transporter gives MEKVKQTLEAANIRLSWRERFSYGAADVYGTLFGNFLSTFILYYYTDILGISAALAANIFLVCNLVDAFTAISAGPIADKVRTKWGTYRPFCLFGAIPQAIALVLCFTKIQAGEGTKVIWAMATYLLVNVCYAFINTAYSTLCSAMSTNVNERGVLNVFKIGGSATGSLVVSLLALPLVTAIGAGNEARGYQGAAAVMGILSAIMLLIAFFGTKERVVVEKTEKVSVIASFKMVLKNKPCILMIFLLMFIAWTFNFRFAVVMYYCKYYLGNEGLLTGFNSLVSLVGIPAIIPIPGLYKKLGKKNTMILVAVLTIINGIVFLIAQQNYYLVAFGFILFGITLNASFSVVWGMIPDTIEYGEWKTGVRAPGAVVSACAFARKIAIAVATWSVGQALAIINYSAELQVQSAATNTGIYYLNAVPLIIGGILMLVVILPYNLTQEKFENILKEIDARKAGAK, from the coding sequence ATGGAAAAAGTAAAACAAACGTTAGAGGCTGCCAATATCAGGCTTTCTTGGAGAGAGAGATTCAGCTACGGGGCAGCCGATGTATATGGGACATTGTTCGGGAACTTTCTTTCTACATTTATTTTATATTATTATACGGATATACTTGGAATCAGCGCAGCATTAGCTGCCAATATCTTTCTCGTATGTAACCTTGTAGATGCGTTTACTGCCATATCCGCAGGCCCGATTGCTGATAAAGTCAGGACTAAATGGGGTACGTACAGGCCCTTCTGCCTTTTTGGGGCCATTCCCCAGGCGATTGCGCTGGTGCTTTGTTTTACAAAAATCCAGGCTGGGGAGGGAACAAAAGTTATCTGGGCGATGGCTACATATTTACTTGTCAACGTGTGCTATGCTTTTATCAATACAGCGTACAGTACCCTCTGTTCAGCTATGTCCACCAATGTAAATGAAAGGGGCGTGCTGAACGTATTCAAAATTGGCGGTTCTGCAACAGGTTCCCTTGTTGTATCGCTGCTGGCGCTTCCTCTGGTTACCGCTATTGGGGCTGGAAACGAAGCAAGGGGTTATCAGGGGGCTGCAGCTGTAATGGGGATTTTGTCAGCAATTATGTTGTTAATCGCATTCTTTGGGACAAAAGAGCGTGTGGTCGTGGAAAAGACAGAGAAAGTCAGTGTAATTGCAAGTTTTAAAATGGTGTTGAAGAATAAGCCCTGTATTCTTATGATTTTCTTGCTGATGTTTATTGCATGGACATTTAATTTCCGGTTCGCGGTAGTCATGTATTATTGTAAGTATTATCTGGGAAATGAAGGTCTGCTGACGGGGTTTAACAGCCTGGTATCTCTGGTTGGCATACCTGCGATTATTCCAATTCCAGGACTTTATAAAAAGCTTGGCAAGAAGAATACAATGATTCTGGTGGCTGTGCTCACAATCATAAATGGTATTGTATTTTTAATTGCCCAGCAAAACTATTACTTAGTTGCATTCGGATTTATTTTATTCGGCATTACCTTGAACGCCTCTTTTTCAGTTGTTTGGGGGATGATTCCAGACACAATCGAATATGGAGAGTGGAAAACCGGCGTCCGTGCACCTGGGGCCGTAGTGTCCGCCTGTGCTTTCGCACGGAAAATTGCGATTGCAGTGGCAACATGGTCTGTGGGGCAGGCTCTGGCTATTATAAACTATTCTGCTGAGCTTCAGGTACAGTCTGCGGCAACAAATACAGGTATTTACTATTTAAATGCAGTTCCCCTTATTATCGGTGGAATCCTGATGTTGGTCGTGATTCTTCCATATAATCTGACACAGGAAAAATTCGAGAATATTTTAAAGGAGATCGATGCAAGAAAGGCCGGAGCAAAGTAG
- a CDS encoding class II fructose-bisphosphate aldolase has product MLVTLTEILRETRVKKYAVGAFNATDYLLAETVIKAAEEENVPVIMMVPTPAFKVKQTPYLMQFILDRARKASVPVCMHLDHGKDFDIVMQAIHYGCSSVMFDGSLLSMEENISRTKEIVKIAHGCGVSVEAEIGHVPGSKNTPATGAPDESMYTNPEDAVRFVEETKVDALAVSIGTVHGKFVGTPKLDFDRLEKIRGMVDVPLVLHGGSGLSDEDFRKCIELGISKINFFTGLAMAISKAAYDAMEESKGNIMWPEISPVAEQAGIDATKEQFRIFNTQPLGLTPPKGNL; this is encoded by the coding sequence ATGCTTGTAACATTGACAGAAATTCTAAGAGAGACAAGGGTAAAAAAATATGCGGTGGGCGCGTTTAATGCCACAGATTATCTGCTTGCAGAGACGGTAATCAAGGCCGCTGAGGAGGAAAATGTACCAGTGATAATGATGGTTCCGACCCCAGCTTTTAAGGTAAAGCAGACCCCTTACCTGATGCAGTTCATACTAGACAGAGCCAGGAAGGCAAGCGTGCCTGTCTGCATGCACTTGGATCACGGCAAAGATTTTGATATTGTGATGCAGGCCATCCATTATGGCTGCTCCTCTGTCATGTTTGATGGATCCCTCTTATCCATGGAGGAGAATATCAGCAGGACAAAAGAGATTGTCAAAATAGCACATGGCTGCGGCGTGAGCGTGGAGGCTGAAATCGGGCATGTGCCAGGTTCAAAAAATACCCCGGCTACAGGTGCACCTGATGAAAGTATGTATACAAACCCTGAGGATGCAGTACGTTTTGTGGAGGAAACAAAGGTGGACGCCCTGGCCGTCTCTATAGGTACAGTACATGGCAAGTTTGTGGGCACGCCAAAGCTGGATTTTGACAGATTGGAGAAAATTCGGGGAATGGTCGACGTACCTCTTGTGCTGCACGGCGGTTCTGGACTTTCCGACGAGGATTTCAGAAAGTGTATTGAGCTTGGAATCAGCAAGATTAATTTCTTTACCGGACTCGCAATGGCAATATCAAAAGCAGCCTACGATGCCATGGAAGAATCCAAAGGGAATATTATGTGGCCTGAGATTTCTCCTGTCGCAGAGCAGGCAGGAATTGACGCCACGAAAGAGCAGTTCAGGATCTTTAACACACAGCCGCTGGGTTTAACGCCTCCAAAAGGAAATCTATGA
- a CDS encoding alcohol dehydrogenase catalytic domain-containing protein, translated as MKALVYEAPGKGSITDIPMPVCGDDDVIIKIESCGICKWSELAHNSTGTSLAKYPCTPGHEFAGTVYEKGKNVTQVERGDAVTADNASNCGDCYYCRNDESLYCENFASIGHNLQGGFAEYVKVKKDKIFKIPSNLSFDEATVAEPVACAIHCMDVLDIKTGENILVLGVGPHGLILGQLCHYSNAQRAVTIGGLDSKLQILKENGVPVIKMERKDYKIHEEAIRREFPHGVDAIVDTTGYWPLVQSVFKFLKKGGRFIQYGSYHSAEDFVIPPSWFNEIHYNEQKYIGVSCQTFCFDRALDYMASGKVKVDKFITHKFSLDEYFEALEVNRTDREAIKVIINP; from the coding sequence GTGAAAGCATTAGTGTATGAAGCACCAGGGAAGGGGAGCATTACAGACATCCCTATGCCTGTATGTGGGGATGACGATGTGATTATAAAGATCGAATCCTGCGGCATTTGTAAGTGGTCAGAATTGGCCCATAATTCTACGGGGACAAGCTTGGCAAAATATCCCTGCACACCAGGGCATGAATTTGCAGGGACAGTATATGAAAAAGGGAAAAATGTGACACAGGTGGAGAGAGGGGATGCTGTAACTGCCGATAATGCCAGTAATTGTGGGGACTGTTATTACTGCCGGAATGACGAATCTCTGTACTGTGAAAATTTTGCTTCCATAGGGCATAACCTGCAGGGTGGCTTTGCGGAATATGTGAAGGTCAAGAAAGACAAAATATTTAAAATCCCTTCAAATCTTTCATTTGATGAGGCGACAGTTGCTGAACCAGTTGCCTGCGCTATTCACTGTATGGATGTACTGGATATTAAAACAGGGGAAAATATCCTGGTGTTGGGAGTAGGCCCTCATGGATTAATACTGGGCCAGCTATGCCACTATTCCAATGCACAGAGAGCAGTGACCATAGGAGGCCTGGATAGTAAGCTGCAGATTCTGAAAGAAAATGGAGTGCCCGTTATTAAGATGGAGAGAAAAGATTACAAAATCCACGAGGAAGCTATCCGCCGGGAGTTTCCCCATGGGGTAGATGCCATTGTGGATACGACAGGGTATTGGCCCCTGGTGCAGAGTGTATTCAAATTCTTGAAAAAGGGCGGAAGGTTTATACAATATGGAAGCTATCATTCTGCAGAAGATTTTGTGATACCGCCAAGTTGGTTCAACGAGATACATTACAATGAACAAAAATATATCGGAGTTTCCTGCCAGACATTCTGTTTTGACCGTGCGCTGGATTACATGGCAAGCGGGAAGGTAAAAGTGGATAAATTTATCACACATAAATTCAGCCTGGATGAATATTTTGAGGCATTGGAAGTAAACAGGACAGACAGAGAAGCGATTAAAGTGATTATTAACCCATAG
- the rbsD gene encoding D-ribose pyranase — protein sequence MKKTGIINPELIRELTGLGHFDSFVICDMGFPVPRDGIKIDLTLVEGQPRFLPVLKACLGEVVVQEMVLLDGIKEANKELHGHILDMVHNQEIYYVSLPQFREKAREAKFYIRTGETMPCSNILLVSASGVRERVDKYNIAIKEEKL from the coding sequence ATGAAAAAGACTGGAATTATAAACCCGGAATTAATCCGTGAATTAACAGGCCTTGGCCATTTTGACAGCTTTGTAATCTGCGATATGGGATTTCCGGTTCCACGGGATGGGATAAAGATAGATTTAACGCTTGTCGAAGGCCAACCAAGATTTCTTCCAGTATTAAAAGCCTGCCTGGGGGAAGTAGTTGTGCAGGAGATGGTTCTGCTTGATGGAATAAAAGAGGCCAACAAGGAATTACACGGACATATTCTGGACATGGTACATAATCAGGAAATTTATTATGTGAGCCTGCCTCAGTTTAGGGAAAAGGCGAGAGAGGCAAAGTTTTATATACGGACGGGTGAGACAATGCCATGCTCCAACATACTTCTCGTGTCGGCATCAGGAGTGCGGGAACGGGTTGACAAATACAATATAGCAATTAAGGAGGAGAAGCTGTGA
- a CDS encoding GntR family transcriptional regulator — MHEEIGNRDDMENGKEAIPLYHQIVSDIKDQINKNEMKNGDKLPTEKWLSEHYGVSRVTVRKALEDLIEQGYLEKRPNRGCFVLQPKFEKDLSRMRSMHQELLASGITPTSKIISYQEVQADSWLCRHLDCREDETVLVIKRIRYADERPFAEQTIYLPKSLFLDFNPWLLRDHSLHDIMQEQHGVEIRYSTQSVTATVPAKERMKELELINEKPILHIRSTVYTKDDKICEYSDTYFVTDVVRYSFTWYK, encoded by the coding sequence ATGCACGAGGAGATAGGAAACAGAGATGATATGGAGAATGGGAAAGAGGCAATACCCCTTTATCATCAAATTGTTTCTGATATTAAGGATCAAATTAATAAAAATGAGATGAAAAACGGGGATAAACTTCCCACAGAAAAATGGCTCAGCGAGCATTACGGCGTTAGCCGGGTGACTGTCCGGAAGGCATTGGAGGACTTGATAGAGCAGGGGTATCTGGAAAAAAGGCCCAACAGAGGCTGTTTTGTACTCCAGCCTAAGTTTGAGAAAGACCTGTCCAGAATGCGCAGTATGCATCAGGAACTGCTTGCTTCAGGGATCACTCCCACATCGAAAATTATTTCCTACCAGGAAGTGCAGGCAGATTCATGGTTATGCCGGCATTTAGACTGCAGGGAAGATGAGACTGTACTTGTGATAAAAAGAATCCGGTATGCGGATGAAAGGCCCTTTGCAGAGCAGACTATCTATCTGCCGAAATCGCTGTTCTTAGACTTTAACCCATGGCTTTTGCGGGATCATTCCCTCCATGATATTATGCAGGAACAGCATGGGGTGGAAATACGGTATTCCACACAGAGCGTGACGGCTACAGTACCTGCAAAGGAGCGGATGAAGGAGTTGGAGCTTATAAATGAAAAGCCTATTCTCCATATCCGCAGTACAGTCTATACAAAGGATGACAAAATATGTGAGTATTCTGATACATATTTTGTAACAGACGTTGTGAGATATTCATTCACCTGGTATAAATAA
- a CDS encoding NAD(P)-dependent oxidoreductase: MLKVLCTAEFDDLWEEKMKEYCDIKRVGFSLTKQPKDRLNEEQLIKALEGVEVFIVGYEKVTENVLYNAPDVKLLLSVRDGPEENIDIEACTKLGIPVLFSAGRCGRSVPEFTFLLIMALAKPLIKVVEEVRAGNWVKENDLKFRRINENSTEVFDKTLGIIGLGRNGIGLAQRAQAFGMKIIGFDPFVDREEMKEMDIEVLELNEVMEQSDYVVLLARVTEENKGMIGKNEIALMKPSACLVNTGRAALLDMNALFCALKEDRIRGAALDVLDEEPPSKDHPIYGIDPDKLIITPHTAGVSVERITFQSRVLDGHLRNYLKGILPQSFCNREVLKLPQFEGRGKKLFGVTEKSIDNSDTIL; the protein is encoded by the coding sequence ATGCTGAAAGTATTATGTACTGCAGAATTTGATGATCTGTGGGAAGAAAAAATGAAAGAATACTGTGATATAAAAAGAGTAGGGTTCAGCCTTACAAAACAGCCAAAAGACAGGCTGAATGAGGAACAGCTTATTAAGGCCCTGGAGGGAGTAGAAGTATTTATTGTGGGATACGAGAAAGTGACAGAGAATGTACTGTACAATGCACCGGATGTGAAGCTTTTACTGAGCGTGAGGGATGGCCCTGAGGAAAATATTGATATTGAGGCATGTACAAAACTTGGGATTCCCGTATTGTTCAGTGCAGGAAGGTGCGGCCGCTCTGTACCGGAATTTACATTTCTTCTGATTATGGCTCTGGCAAAGCCGTTGATTAAAGTTGTAGAAGAAGTACGGGCGGGAAACTGGGTCAAAGAGAATGATTTAAAGTTCAGGAGGATAAATGAGAATTCCACAGAAGTATTTGACAAGACGCTGGGAATCATAGGCTTGGGCAGGAATGGGATCGGACTTGCCCAGAGGGCCCAGGCGTTTGGCATGAAAATTATAGGCTTTGACCCCTTTGTAGACAGAGAGGAAATGAAGGAAATGGATATAGAGGTGCTGGAGCTGAATGAAGTTATGGAACAGTCTGACTATGTTGTGCTCCTGGCACGTGTGACAGAGGAGAATAAAGGCATGATCGGGAAAAACGAGATTGCCCTGATGAAACCCTCTGCGTGCCTTGTGAATACAGGAAGGGCCGCGCTGCTGGATATGAACGCTCTGTTTTGTGCCCTGAAGGAGGACAGGATCAGAGGAGCGGCCCTGGATGTGCTGGATGAAGAGCCGCCGTCAAAAGACCATCCCATATATGGAATTGACCCGGATAAGCTGATTATAACTCCCCATACGGCAGGCGTCAGCGTGGAGAGGATTACTTTTCAATCCAGGGTTTTAGATGGGCACCTGAGAAATTATCTGAAGGGAATCCTGCCCCAGTCTTTCTGCAACCGGGAAGTACTAAAGCTGCCGCAGTTTGAGGGACGCGGTAAAAAGCTGTTTGGCGTCACGGAAAAGAGCATTGACAATAGTGATACAATTTTATAG